A window of the Vibrio pomeroyi genome harbors these coding sequences:
- the chrA gene encoding chromate efflux transporter: MLSIFKTFFWLGWISFGGPAAHIGYFRKTFVEKLNWLSDEEYGQIVALSQFLPGPGSSQVGFAVGYKKGGLTGAIAAFIGFTSPSVILMLILALVSNQLLEAPLFNSIIHGLKLLAVVVVADATFGMYKNFCQSKIATALCVMTAIVLLLVPGIWPQIFVLLFAAIIGSTFLTSQELKTVPSTHKISITPLIIFVALLVGLPLFSAYSQGIEVFGLFYQAGSLVFGGGHVVLPLLQNGIGDQLSQDAFLTGYAAAQAVPGPMFTLATYLGYVLMPSAPITGALLATIAVFLPGFLLLLGVLKNWQAIASKPLVAGALTGVNAAVVGLLLAALYQPIFTSAVSSGIDFALIIIGVWLLKTMKMPIVGLVGTFIAAGVILNYL; this comes from the coding sequence ATGCTTTCAATTTTTAAAACCTTTTTCTGGCTTGGCTGGATTAGCTTTGGTGGGCCAGCTGCACACATCGGCTACTTCCGTAAAACCTTTGTTGAGAAGCTTAATTGGCTATCTGATGAAGAGTACGGGCAAATTGTTGCTCTCAGTCAGTTCCTACCGGGTCCAGGCTCAAGCCAAGTTGGCTTTGCAGTTGGCTACAAGAAAGGTGGCTTAACTGGTGCGATTGCCGCTTTTATCGGCTTCACATCCCCATCGGTCATTCTTATGCTGATATTGGCTTTAGTGAGCAACCAACTATTGGAAGCACCGTTGTTCAACTCAATCATCCACGGACTAAAGCTACTCGCAGTTGTGGTTGTAGCTGATGCAACGTTCGGCATGTACAAAAACTTTTGCCAATCAAAGATAGCGACCGCCTTGTGTGTGATGACAGCGATTGTCCTGCTGTTAGTTCCAGGGATCTGGCCGCAAATCTTCGTACTTCTGTTTGCAGCTATCATTGGCAGCACGTTTTTGACTTCACAAGAGCTAAAGACGGTTCCATCGACACACAAGATATCCATAACACCGCTCATTATTTTCGTAGCGCTTTTGGTTGGCCTTCCTCTGTTCAGTGCATACTCTCAAGGTATTGAAGTCTTTGGTTTGTTCTACCAAGCGGGCAGCTTAGTATTCGGTGGCGGCCATGTGGTACTCCCATTGCTACAAAATGGTATTGGCGACCAACTATCGCAAGATGCCTTCCTTACTGGATATGCAGCAGCACAGGCAGTACCAGGGCCTATGTTTACACTCGCGACTTACTTAGGTTATGTATTGATGCCATCAGCACCGATCACAGGCGCACTGTTAGCGACGATTGCTGTGTTCTTACCGGGCTTCTTATTACTACTAGGTGTACTGAAAAACTGGCAAGCAATTGCGAGCAAACCTCTGGTAGCTGGCGCTCTTACTGGTGTGAATGCGGCAGTTGTAGGTCTACTACTTGCAGCCCTGTATCAACCTATCTTCACAAGCGCAGTGAGCAGCGGCATAGACTTCGCTCTGATCATTATTGGTGTGTGGCTATTGAAAACAATGAAGATGCCGATTGTAGGGTTAGTTGGTACCTTTATCGCGGCAGGTGTAATTCTTAACTACTTGTAA
- a CDS encoding tetratricopeptide repeat protein, which yields MIRMNRMVLLILPLLILGCASSDEPTNQFDAELYSGKPIDTLTSDDPPVSEKEAIMRGDVALRDNNIDLALYEYIRSLSFPEQEFHDKTLFTIGRIHSSRGNYALAEKAYLAALDFNPAHTEVLEQLGVLYTKQRRTDEGRSYFFKAVNADQVRLKSSETTKNYQALSQSEVAGLKVDSMSPALAYMGIGVLEDVEGKHQIAQEYFKKSLTIDKTSVKALLNMGYSHYMYGNYKEAYQYTRSALEIEPNNEKAQNNLALIYLASGDVKKAINVFMRHMDAPEALNNVGYFLIIQGRPDEAIPYLQQAIDKKPSYYKIANENLNRALAEVREMKASTPI from the coding sequence ATGATACGAATGAATAGAATGGTTTTACTTATACTGCCGCTATTGATTCTCGGGTGTGCATCGTCTGATGAACCTACTAATCAGTTTGATGCCGAGCTGTATTCGGGCAAGCCAATAGATACATTAACCAGTGACGATCCACCCGTTAGTGAAAAAGAAGCCATCATGCGAGGTGATGTGGCATTAAGAGACAACAACATCGATTTAGCTCTCTATGAATACATCCGATCTCTGTCTTTTCCTGAACAAGAGTTTCACGATAAAACGCTCTTTACTATCGGTCGAATTCACTCATCAAGAGGCAATTATGCTCTCGCTGAAAAAGCGTATCTCGCTGCACTAGATTTTAACCCTGCACATACTGAAGTCTTAGAGCAATTAGGTGTTTTATATACCAAACAGCGTCGCACAGACGAAGGTCGCAGCTATTTCTTTAAAGCCGTTAATGCAGACCAAGTTCGTTTAAAAAGCAGTGAAACGACGAAAAATTACCAAGCATTAAGCCAAAGTGAAGTCGCTGGTTTGAAGGTTGATAGTATGTCTCCAGCATTGGCTTACATGGGGATTGGTGTGCTGGAAGATGTTGAAGGTAAACATCAGATCGCCCAAGAATATTTTAAGAAATCGCTGACTATCGATAAGACTTCGGTAAAAGCATTATTGAACATGGGCTATTCCCACTACATGTATGGTAACTACAAAGAAGCGTATCAGTACACGCGTTCGGCGTTAGAGATAGAACCTAACAACGAGAAAGCTCAAAACAACCTTGCACTTATCTATCTAGCATCAGGTGATGTGAAAAAGGCGATCAATGTTTTCATGCGCCATATGGATGCACCGGAAGCTCTCAACAATGTTGGGTACTTTCTGATCATTCAAGGAAGACCTGATGAAGCGATTCCCTATCTTCAACAAGCCATCGATAAAAAACCTTCTTACTACAAAATTGCCAATGAAAACCTAAATAGAGCGTTGGCAGAGGTAAGGGAAATGAAAGCAAGCACTCCCATATAA
- a CDS encoding type II secretion system F family protein, which produces MEFFDLEVWKQALSEIGISSQTLLYGMILLTTMLLTLTLGFLFVGSRSPLEKKLKQISGGNQTGSRKPYDFTNTLESLTPFIGRGNTKDNETYSEKLMHAGYHEKSALSVFYALKVLSALIGFVCAFVVFYLAIGDSYNNLLIVTCIFVGTFLPNFVLNKMQKERQRKIRNGVPDALDLLVVCTESGLGFNAALGRVANELYISQPELADELDTVFAKIQAGVTMPDALSQLVERTGLRELEGLVSLLSHASRMGGSLAQTLRDYTEDFRDKRQQAAEEIAAKIPTKMLFPMLLFIWPCFFIVALGPGMMIVMDALTSPGASL; this is translated from the coding sequence ATGGAATTCTTTGATTTGGAAGTATGGAAACAAGCACTCTCTGAGATCGGTATCAGCAGTCAAACCTTGCTGTATGGAATGATTCTGCTCACCACGATGTTACTTACTCTGACTTTAGGTTTTTTGTTTGTTGGTTCACGTTCGCCGTTGGAAAAAAAGTTAAAGCAGATCTCTGGGGGCAACCAAACGGGTAGCCGAAAACCTTATGATTTTACTAATACTTTGGAGTCTTTAACGCCATTTATTGGGAGAGGAAACACAAAGGACAACGAAACGTATTCCGAAAAATTAATGCATGCGGGATACCATGAAAAAAGTGCACTCTCGGTGTTTTACGCACTCAAAGTGCTTTCAGCATTAATAGGGTTTGTTTGTGCATTCGTTGTGTTTTATCTAGCCATTGGTGACAGTTACAACAATTTATTGATTGTGACTTGTATCTTTGTCGGTACGTTTTTACCTAACTTTGTGTTGAATAAAATGCAAAAAGAGAGACAAAGAAAAATTAGAAATGGGGTGCCGGATGCACTTGACCTACTTGTTGTGTGTACTGAATCAGGCCTTGGTTTTAATGCTGCTCTAGGGCGTGTTGCTAATGAGCTCTACATTTCTCAACCTGAACTTGCCGATGAACTAGATACGGTATTTGCCAAAATCCAAGCGGGTGTCACTATGCCAGATGCCCTTAGTCAACTGGTGGAGCGGACAGGACTTCGTGAGCTAGAAGGGCTTGTGTCTTTGCTTTCACATGCTTCAAGAATGGGCGGCAGTTTGGCGCAAACCTTACGTGATTACACCGAAGATTTCCGAGATAAACGCCAACAAGCTGCGGAAGAAATCGCAGCAAAAATTCCTACTAAAATGCTATTTCCTATGTTGTTGTTCATTTGGCCTTGCTTCTTTATCGTAGCTCTTGGGCCTGGGATGATGATTGTAATGGATGCACTGACATCTCCAGGAGCGAGTTTATGA
- a CDS encoding type II secretion system F family protein yields MDNVTVSLALLFVAVLFISQALLLPAAGKKAKHKELSRRLKETQRNIDEESLSLLKEHYNKELSPLDRKLIVIPFFADLKRMLELAGLKLTLSRFLLIVFLCGTLLVLIALVFNQVWFICVAAFVFVWVIAYLFVQNRVTYRMARFEEQLPEALDIIRRALQAGQPLVQSFNEVGEEMPEPIGVEFKNTYNLLNYGYDLRLAILQMSERVPTVSMLAFSSAVMLQKETGGNLSENLQKVSEVLRARFKLERKVKTLSAESRLSAWILTLSPFALFFGLKFVNPEYIEPLYSDPRGISMVSVGVILLAIGALWIRKIINIEI; encoded by the coding sequence ATGGATAATGTAACGGTATCGTTGGCCCTTTTGTTTGTCGCAGTGTTGTTTATCTCACAGGCCTTGTTATTGCCTGCTGCTGGTAAGAAAGCCAAGCACAAAGAGCTATCTCGTCGTTTAAAAGAGACGCAGAGGAATATCGATGAGGAGAGCTTGTCGCTCTTAAAAGAACATTACAACAAAGAGTTATCACCGCTCGATCGAAAATTGATCGTTATTCCTTTCTTTGCTGACCTGAAACGCATGCTTGAGTTAGCAGGCCTTAAACTCACATTGAGTCGTTTCTTGTTGATTGTATTTTTATGTGGAACGCTACTGGTTCTGATCGCTCTGGTTTTTAATCAGGTGTGGTTCATTTGTGTTGCCGCTTTTGTCTTTGTTTGGGTCATCGCTTATCTGTTTGTACAAAATAGAGTGACCTACAGAATGGCAAGATTTGAAGAACAGCTACCAGAAGCCTTGGATATTATCAGAAGGGCCTTACAAGCCGGCCAACCACTGGTTCAGTCTTTCAATGAGGTAGGCGAAGAGATGCCTGAGCCTATAGGGGTCGAATTTAAAAATACCTATAACTTACTCAACTATGGCTACGATTTAAGACTCGCTATTTTACAAATGTCAGAAAGGGTGCCGACCGTTTCAATGTTGGCTTTTTCCAGTGCGGTTATGCTGCAGAAAGAAACCGGGGGGAATCTCTCTGAGAACCTACAAAAAGTATCTGAAGTATTAAGAGCCCGCTTTAAATTAGAAAGGAAAGTTAAAACCCTTTCTGCCGAGAGTCGACTTTCAGCTTGGATACTGACTCTGTCTCCGTTTGCCCTTTTTTTCGGTCTTAAATTCGTAAACCCCGAATATATCGAACCTTTGTACAGTGACCCGAGAGGAATATCGATGGTCAGTGTTGGTGTGATTTTATTGGCTATTGGGGCCTTGTGGATAAGAAAAATCATAAATATCGAGATATAG
- a CDS encoding AAA family ATPase, which yields MGEAIDILPNEDDAIRLKTNLNVWLIYNNENFHSHMRQQLKRCRNVHIESFSLLGMTEEYVKNIDAPDLIFVEASGGWAQKMVDLQSYNLQLEEHDLSLVVFGDENDNGSLKIALRLGASDFLSHDISISGLLPLLKKTAAEKIENSSYGEVFLFINTKGGMGATTLALNTAVEIASYHPDEVLLLDIDLQFGVIPEYLNITPTYSISDAIDSSNDLDEMSLGSLVNKHSSGLHVLSFKHENNADDYEHAQKIGRLLPVLRRFYRYIIIDFSRGLDHIFASAISPATKVLLVAQQTLVSVKNSNRLVRTLKFEYGLQQDAIEIIVNRYEKRQTIKLSDIEQTVGKHDIHLMPNDFKVALESANLGLPLVESKKKSSITRSIIDLSHILSPPEQEEKGWLKKIFS from the coding sequence ATGGGCGAAGCAATTGATATTTTACCGAATGAAGACGATGCGATTCGCCTTAAAACCAACTTGAATGTGTGGCTCATTTATAACAATGAGAATTTTCATTCTCACATGAGACAGCAGTTGAAACGCTGCCGAAATGTTCACATCGAGTCATTTTCTTTGCTTGGGATGACGGAAGAATACGTAAAAAATATTGATGCGCCCGATTTGATTTTTGTCGAAGCCAGTGGTGGTTGGGCTCAGAAAATGGTCGACCTACAAAGCTACAATCTGCAGTTAGAAGAGCATGATTTATCTTTGGTTGTGTTTGGTGATGAGAATGACAACGGGTCGTTAAAAATAGCATTAAGACTTGGGGCTTCAGATTTCCTATCTCACGATATTTCTATTTCTGGTCTTCTGCCGCTACTCAAGAAAACGGCGGCAGAGAAAATTGAAAACTCGAGTTATGGAGAAGTGTTCCTATTTATCAACACCAAAGGTGGAATGGGAGCAACAACCTTGGCGCTCAATACGGCCGTAGAAATAGCCAGTTATCATCCAGATGAAGTGCTTTTACTTGATATAGACCTTCAATTTGGTGTTATCCCTGAATATTTAAATATCACACCAACTTACAGCATCTCAGATGCCATCGATAGCTCCAATGACTTGGATGAGATGTCTTTGGGAAGCTTGGTGAACAAGCACTCGTCAGGATTACACGTCTTAAGCTTCAAGCATGAAAATAACGCGGATGATTATGAACACGCGCAGAAAATTGGGCGGTTATTACCTGTATTACGTCGCTTCTATCGCTACATTATTATCGATTTCTCTCGAGGGCTAGATCATATTTTTGCATCGGCTATCTCTCCTGCGACTAAGGTGCTACTGGTTGCTCAGCAAACCTTAGTGTCTGTCAAAAATAGTAACCGATTGGTAAGAACTCTGAAATTTGAGTATGGGTTACAACAAGACGCAATCGAGATCATTGTAAATCGCTATGAGAAACGACAAACCATTAAGTTATCGGATATAGAACAAACCGTTGGAAAGCACGATATCCATTTAATGCCCAACGATTTTAAAGTGGCACTAGAGAGCGCCAATTTAGGACTGCCTTTGGTTGAGTCAAAGAAGAAGAGTTCGATTACGCGCTCGATCATCGATTTGTCTCATATCCTTTCTCCTCCCGAGCAGGAAGAGAAAGGCTGGCTCAAAAAGATATTTTCATAG
- a CDS encoding TadE/TadG family type IV pilus assembly protein produces MKSIKKHNGLAIIEFTIVSWLVFLLIFLILALGAYVFSLQIVNEATRKAARLATVCYVLDRDNIAEIVVEDIPLLGFSDSNLEVAYLDATGAEITSDFEANFSAIKFVRARATGYGIQLISNLSFLGTNGFLAAPAFETILPAENLGVIKANTNTRTRCPEQIQGG; encoded by the coding sequence ATGAAGTCAATCAAGAAGCATAACGGCTTAGCCATTATCGAGTTTACGATAGTTTCTTGGTTGGTTTTCTTGCTGATTTTTCTGATTTTGGCTTTGGGGGCTTATGTATTCTCACTCCAGATTGTTAACGAGGCGACGAGAAAAGCGGCAAGGCTAGCGACCGTTTGTTACGTCTTAGATCGCGATAATATTGCGGAGATTGTTGTAGAAGACATTCCACTACTGGGGTTTAGCGACAGCAACTTGGAGGTGGCGTACTTGGATGCTACTGGCGCTGAAATTACCTCTGATTTCGAAGCCAATTTTAGTGCAATTAAGTTTGTACGAGCAAGAGCGACAGGCTATGGCATTCAGTTGATCAGCAACCTCAGCTTTTTAGGGACAAATGGGTTTCTTGCGGCACCTGCGTTTGAGACGATTTTACCCGCTGAGAATTTAGGTGTAATTAAAGCCAATACAAATACTAGGACAAGATGTCCGGAACAAATACAGGGTGGGTAA
- a CDS encoding TadE/TadG family type IV pilus assembly protein: MGNNLRKQQGLAAIEMLIATPVLLFFLVLVLELGNILIHYNIISKSVQNGVRYAVSEVYGTKGGTLAPTAEIQNIVVYGKNTAGTAILSSLATSDVVVTPPSADSYVRVTVNYDYVPHFLSIPFSSESLAVPLSVSSVMRVF; the protein is encoded by the coding sequence ATGGGTAACAACTTAAGAAAACAACAAGGCCTCGCTGCAATTGAAATGTTGATTGCGACACCGGTATTACTGTTTTTCTTGGTGTTGGTTCTTGAACTGGGAAACATCCTAATTCACTACAATATCATCTCAAAATCGGTTCAAAACGGGGTTCGTTATGCTGTGAGTGAGGTTTACGGAACAAAGGGTGGGACATTGGCTCCTACTGCGGAAATTCAAAATATTGTGGTTTACGGTAAGAACACTGCAGGTACGGCCATACTTTCTAGTCTTGCTACTTCTGACGTAGTTGTCACTCCTCCTTCAGCAGACAGTTATGTGAGAGTAACGGTTAATTACGATTATGTTCCTCACTTTTTATCGATTCCATTTTCATCTGAAAGCTTAGCTGTCCCCTTGAGTGTGTCGTCAGTTATGAGGGTTTTCTGA
- a CDS encoding Tad domain-containing protein, with the protein MLYQVSKMPKKQSGLVVIFVTIALLVFLAVSALAVDINHMLVNKTRLQNAVDSAALAAATILDNSKDQTAVSAEVTSTLNAMAGSSGNHEFDFSTAVVSVEYSNDPQSFAGTPTFGVDDDVYVRVNVSSLDMDEFFIQMFGLEKSVSATAVAGPSSGLQVVNNIVPIGVCVGDGTSDNDINEDGYDDATGEAITNVFGYEVGAVHALKVGDKKLSQMGNGNYHLLDFGSGGSTVKEALAGYYDYSVAIGDSVTTKPGGTVGPTADGLNTRFGDYGGGLSSSDYPSDYVTTEPSSEIKIDSKTGDIDFDGSYTYSQYEADTNACIANMGSGCVSDGTAWRRILPVPMVDCSGKSGGVTSFTVQKIGCFFLLQKAPTNNSGTPAVFGEFIHSCSVVGGSGGAESSTEGPYKIVLYKDPDGGGS; encoded by the coding sequence ATGTTGTATCAAGTATCAAAAATGCCTAAAAAACAGAGCGGGTTGGTAGTCATCTTTGTGACCATTGCCCTGTTAGTTTTTCTAGCCGTATCAGCTTTAGCTGTGGATATAAACCATATGCTAGTGAATAAAACTCGCCTACAGAATGCGGTTGATTCAGCGGCGTTAGCGGCAGCGACGATTTTGGATAACAGTAAAGATCAAACCGCGGTATCTGCTGAAGTTACATCAACATTGAATGCCATGGCTGGATCTTCTGGTAATCATGAATTTGATTTCTCGACGGCTGTGGTTAGCGTTGAATATTCTAATGATCCTCAAAGCTTTGCGGGGACACCTACGTTTGGTGTTGATGATGATGTATATGTTCGAGTTAATGTCAGCTCATTAGATATGGATGAATTTTTTATTCAGATGTTCGGTTTAGAGAAAAGCGTATCGGCAACGGCGGTTGCAGGACCAAGTTCAGGGCTGCAAGTCGTGAATAATATTGTGCCTATAGGAGTGTGTGTTGGTGACGGGACTTCAGATAACGATATTAACGAAGATGGTTATGATGATGCTACCGGAGAGGCAATTACCAATGTCTTTGGTTATGAGGTAGGCGCAGTTCATGCTTTAAAAGTGGGCGATAAAAAACTGTCTCAAATGGGAAATGGTAATTATCACTTACTGGATTTTGGATCTGGAGGAAGCACGGTAAAAGAAGCCTTAGCTGGTTACTATGATTACTCCGTCGCTATTGGAGATAGTGTTACTACGAAGCCTGGGGGAACGGTTGGTCCTACAGCTGATGGTTTAAATACTCGTTTTGGTGATTATGGTGGCGGCTTATCAAGTTCAGATTACCCATCTGATTATGTAACTACTGAGCCCAGTTCTGAAATTAAGATAGACAGTAAAACGGGTGATATTGATTTTGATGGCTCTTACACCTATTCCCAATATGAGGCCGACACCAACGCATGTATAGCAAATATGGGCTCTGGCTGTGTGTCTGATGGTACAGCATGGCGACGTATTCTTCCTGTTCCTATGGTTGATTGCTCAGGTAAAAGTGGTGGAGTAACCAGTTTTACCGTTCAGAAAATAGGGTGCTTCTTCTTATTGCAAAAGGCGCCAACTAACAATTCAGGTACTCCGGCAGTATTTGGTGAATTTATACATTCTTGCAGTGTTGTTGGCGGTTCAGGTGGGGCTGAGTCATCAACTGAAGGACCTTACAAAATTGTTTTGTATAAAGACCCAGATGGAGGAGGCTCTTAG
- a CDS encoding type II and III secretion system protein family protein has protein sequence MKIILVCALSLICFSTVSFASLQTGKTVTVPHHKSTHVVLSGKASKVSLGDPDVLDIVILKSNEVFLIGNKLGATNLMAWDSRGQLIESINIEVTHDLNSLKSKLYEFLPDETIEVHSAQNRLLLSGQISNQQKMNVAMRIAETYAAGQAADDSKESGSEQAAATGVINLMSIGGAQQVMLEVTVAEVQRSLVRKFDANFHFFQTSGSNFSWGGSSVPAGVLGATPIFDIPTSTDYGILGSFIDSNTLFTFALDVAKQNGVAKVLAEPNLTALSGSKAEFLAGGEFPIPVPDDDGITIEYKEYGVGLKFIPTVLSDQKINLNLAVDVSEIANNSSLTIDPGSTNATYFIPPITRRSASSTLELADGQTIGIAGLLSENVRDVSNKMPGIGDVPVLGQLFNSQEYISGETELVILVTPRLAKPVDRSKVTLPTDAFVDPNDLEYYLLGRGAYIAEPSDSEDNSSTSSTKGIAPTDGGSEGSFGHDL, from the coding sequence ATGAAAATAATATTAGTGTGTGCGTTGAGCCTGATTTGTTTTTCGACTGTAAGTTTTGCTTCATTACAAACCGGAAAAACAGTCACGGTTCCACATCATAAATCCACGCATGTGGTGCTTTCAGGCAAAGCGAGCAAGGTTTCTCTTGGTGATCCTGATGTTTTGGATATCGTGATTCTGAAGTCAAACGAAGTGTTTTTAATTGGTAACAAATTGGGTGCAACCAACCTGATGGCATGGGATTCACGCGGTCAGTTGATTGAATCTATTAATATTGAGGTTACTCATGATCTTAATAGTTTGAAGTCGAAGCTGTACGAGTTTCTTCCTGATGAAACGATCGAGGTACACAGTGCTCAGAATCGCTTGTTGTTGAGTGGGCAAATTAGTAACCAACAAAAAATGAATGTGGCGATGAGAATTGCTGAAACTTACGCAGCAGGGCAAGCCGCGGATGATTCTAAAGAAAGTGGCAGTGAGCAAGCGGCTGCAACTGGGGTTATCAACTTGATGTCGATTGGTGGTGCTCAACAAGTCATGCTAGAGGTGACGGTCGCAGAAGTTCAGCGAAGCCTAGTGAGAAAGTTTGATGCAAACTTCCACTTTTTCCAAACCAGCGGTTCTAATTTCTCTTGGGGTGGCTCATCGGTTCCAGCTGGTGTATTGGGGGCAACGCCCATCTTTGATATTCCCACGTCAACCGATTATGGGATTCTAGGTTCATTCATTGATAGCAATACCTTGTTTACCTTTGCGTTGGATGTCGCCAAACAGAATGGTGTGGCTAAGGTATTAGCAGAACCTAATCTAACCGCATTGAGTGGTTCTAAGGCCGAGTTCTTAGCGGGTGGTGAGTTCCCTATTCCTGTTCCGGACGATGACGGTATTACCATAGAGTACAAAGAGTACGGGGTAGGGCTGAAATTTATTCCGACTGTACTCAGCGATCAAAAAATCAACCTGAACCTAGCGGTAGATGTGAGTGAGATTGCTAATAACAGCTCATTGACTATCGATCCGGGATCGACCAATGCGACATACTTTATTCCACCGATTACACGTAGAAGTGCTTCTTCCACACTTGAGCTCGCTGATGGTCAAACTATCGGTATTGCAGGGCTCTTGAGTGAGAACGTACGAGATGTAAGTAACAAAATGCCTGGGATCGGTGATGTGCCAGTGTTAGGTCAGCTTTTCAATAGCCAAGAATATATATCTGGTGAAACCGAGCTTGTCATTCTTGTTACACCAAGGCTCGCTAAACCTGTAGACCGAAGCAAAGTCACGTTACCAACCGATGCTTTTGTTGATCCCAATGATCTTGAATATTACCTGTTAGGTAGAGGCGCTTATATTGCTGAGCCTTCCGATTCAGAAGATAACAGTAGTACAAGTTCCACTAAGGGTATCGCACCAACTGATGGTGGTAGTGAAGGCTCATTTGGTCATGATTTATAA
- the cpaB gene encoding Flp pilus assembly protein CpaB, whose translation MNKSQVFLLFLLSVVFGLAAVFFAKQWMDDQVQPTVEVEEVERHPVVVASQEIEAGTIIEKQFLTTKLMEVDWINDNNYSDESELVGKVVANTIYAGEVLHKLRFTVPGEGSTLAALIPENKRAVTIRVDDVIGVAGFLLPGNKVDILNTVSYGKNSASTQTVLKDIKVLAVDQTARTKENSPIIVRAVTLEVTPKDAEKLLTAKSKGSIQLTLRNPHEVEKKVVRRYVPRPSVTIIKGTETSNVRVKD comes from the coding sequence ATGAATAAGAGTCAGGTTTTCCTACTGTTTTTACTGTCCGTAGTATTCGGCTTAGCAGCTGTATTCTTTGCTAAGCAATGGATGGACGACCAAGTTCAACCGACTGTTGAAGTCGAAGAGGTTGAACGTCACCCGGTTGTAGTTGCGTCTCAAGAAATTGAAGCTGGAACCATAATTGAAAAGCAATTCTTAACGACCAAGTTGATGGAAGTTGATTGGATTAATGATAACAACTATTCAGATGAGTCAGAGCTAGTTGGTAAGGTTGTTGCGAACACTATTTATGCCGGAGAGGTACTTCATAAGTTACGTTTTACCGTTCCCGGTGAAGGTTCGACACTTGCGGCACTCATTCCTGAGAACAAGCGAGCAGTGACGATTCGTGTGGATGATGTGATTGGTGTGGCTGGTTTCCTACTACCCGGAAATAAGGTCGATATTCTTAATACCGTTTCCTACGGTAAAAACTCTGCGTCGACTCAAACCGTGTTGAAAGACATTAAGGTATTAGCCGTTGACCAGACAGCTAGAACCAAAGAAAACAGCCCTATTATTGTTCGTGCGGTAACGCTTGAGGTAACCCCTAAAGATGCTGAAAAGCTTCTGACGGCGAAGAGCAAAGGCAGTATCCAGCTAACCTTAAGAAACCCTCATGAAGTAGAAAAGAAAGTCGTTCGTCGATACGTGCCTAGACCAAGCGTGACCATTATCAAGGGTACGGAAACATCCAATGTTCGCGTCAAGGATTGA